GAACGCCAGCAATCGGAAAACCGATCAATGACCCAGCCTGTCACCATCATCATGATCGAGGACGACGAGGGACATGCGCGCCTGATCGAGCGCAACATTCGCCGGTCCGGGGTCAACAACGAGATCATCGCATTTGCCAACGGCACCGATGCCATGAAGCATCTGTTCGGCGCCGACGGCAGCGGCCTCACGCAGAAGGGTAACGCGCTCCTGATCCTGCTCGACCTCAACCTGCCCGACATGACCGGCATCGACATCCTGAGGCAGATCAAGGAGAACAAATACCTGAAGCCCTCGCCCGTGGTGGTGCTGACCACCACAGACGACTCCCAGGAGATCAAGCGCTGCTACGAGCTCGGCTGCAACGTCTACATCACCAAGCCGGTCAACTACGAGAACTTCGCCAACGCCATTCGGCAGCTCGGCTTGTTCTTCTCGGTCATCCAGGTCCCGCCCGCCGCCACATGAACCAGAGAACGCCGACACTCCTCTACATCGACGACGACGACGCGCTGGCGCGCCTCGTCGAGCGCGGGCTGACGCGCCGCGGCTACAAGGTCATTCATGCCGCGAGCGGCGAGGAAGGCCTCGAGCGCATCCGTAGTGCAGGTGCCGGCGACTGCATCGATGTCGTGGCACTCGACCAGTACATGCCGGGCCTCGACGGGCTCGAGACGCTGGAACAGATCATGGCGATCCCGGATGCGCCGCCGGTGGTGTTCGTCACCGCCTCGCAGGATTCCAGCATCGCGGTCACCGCGCTGAAGGCCGGCGCGGCCGACTATCTGGTCAAGGACGTCAAGGGCGACTTCATCCCGCTGCTGCATGTCGCGGCCGACGGTGCGCTGCGCCAGGCCGAGATGCAGAAAGCGCGCGAGGAGGCCGAAGCCGAGGTCCATGCCTCACGCGACCGCTACGCCGCGCTCGCCGCCGAGCGCGAGCTGCTGCTGCGCGAGGTCAATCATCGCGTCGGCAATTCGCTCCAGATTATTGCCTCGCTCCTGCATTTGCAGGCGAGCACCGCCGCGCAGGAGGAGGTCAAGGCTGCCCTCACCAACGCGATGGGTCGCGTCGCCGCGGTCGCCCAGGTCCACCGCCGCCTCTACACCTCGCAGGATCTCAAGAGCGTGATCCTGAACCAGTACCTGGACTCGCTGCTCGAGGACCTGCGCCGCTCGGCCGAGGGTAACCGGATGTCGCGCCTGACGCTGAACGCCGAACCGATCGAGATCGATCCGGATCGCGCGGTCGCCGTGGGAATCATCGTCAACGAGCTGGTGATGAACGCGGTGAAATACGCCTATCCAGACGGAGCCGGCCCTATCCATGTCGAGCTGACCTCAGAAGGCGAGGACCTCCTGCTGTCGATCGCCGACAACGGCGTTGGCGACAATGCCAAAGCCGATCCGCGCTCGACCGGCATGGGCCAGCGCATCGTCGCCGCCATGGCCTCCAAGCTCGATGCCTCCGTGGAGCGCGATCCCGCTCACGCCGGAACCCGCATCGTCCTGAAATTCAGCCGGGATGCCGCCGCGCCCGGCAAGGCCAGCAACGCCGCGGCGAGTTGATCCGCCCCCCATCGCAAGCCCGTCGCGATCCTGCTATTGTCAACAGGCCATGACTTCGCGCGAATCCGCCTCGTCTGAAATCACGCCGGCCGTGCTGTTGCGCGCCTATGCCTGCGGCATCTTTCCGATGGCCGAGAGCGCCGAGGATCCGACCCTGTTCTGGGTCGAACCGGAGATGCGAGGCGTCATTCCGCTCGATGGGTTTCGCGTTGCCTCGCGTCTCGCGCGCACCGTGCGCTCGGACACCTTTCGCGTCACCGTCAATAGTGCGTTCAAGGCGACCATCGCGGGCTGCGCCGCGCCGCAGGCCGGACGCGAGGATACCTGGATCAACAAGCGGATCCGCGACCTCTATGGCGGCCTGCACGAGCTCGGCCATTGCCACAGCGTCGAGGCCTGGCAGGGCGACGATCTCGTCGGCGGCCTCTACGGCGTCAGTCTGGGCCGCGCCTTCTTCGGCGAGAGCATGTTCCACACCACGCGCGATGCCTCCAAGGTCGCGCTGGTGCATCTGGTTGCGCGTCTCATCCACGGCGGCTTCGAGCTGCTCGACACACAATATGTCACCGAGCATCTGAAGAGCTTTGGCGCGCTCGAGATCTCACGGCGGCGCTACACCGGCCTGCTCGACAAGGCGCTCGCGGGCGAGCCTGCCGATTTCCTGAAGCTGTCTGCGGGTGAAGCAATCCCGGGCGCACGCGCACTCGAGATCATCGCGTCACGGCAATAGTCGATGATTGGGCCTAGCGGCTAAACCCGGGGAAATTGAACAGGCCCGGTTGCTGCTGCGGCGGCGGTGGCGGAGCCGGCTGGGGCTGCTGCGGAGGCGGCAATGGCTGTGGCGGACGCTGCTGCACCTGCTTCGGCGCGGCCTTCTTCTGCGCGGGCGGCGGCGGGGGCGGCTTTGCCGCGGCGGGGTCAGGTGCCGCGGTCGCGATGGTCTGCTGCGGCTCTTTGCAGTCTGTGAGCCAGATGTCGTAGATCGGATGCTCGACGCCGTGCAGGCCGGGGCTCGCTGCGAACATCCAACCCGAGAAGATCCGCTTCACCTCGCCCTGCAAGGTGATCTCGTCGACCTCGACGAAAGCGTCGGTGTTGGCCGCTTCCGTCGCCGGCCGCGTGTAGCAGGCGTCGGTTTTGACGCGCAGTGCGCCGAACTGCACGGTCTCGCCGATGTCTTCGTCGAAGTTGATGATGCGTCCGGTGATCTTGTCGAGGCCCGAGAAGGTCGCCTTCTTGTTCACGATCTTCTGCGCCGGCGGCTCGGTGACGACCTCATCGCCCGGCTGGAGGCTCGCCGGCGTCTGCGGCACGCCGCCCTTCTGCTGGGGCTGGCGCTGGCCAGGTGCCGCACCCGGTTGCGGCGCGCCTTGCGGATTGGGCGGGGTGACCGCCACGGACGGCGGCTGGTTCTGCGGAGCGACGGTGGTGCCCGGCGGCGGCGCCAGCGGCTGGGTCTCGACCGGTCCCGGCAGGGCGTTGCCCTGGATGTTGCCTTGAGGATTACCTTGGCGCGGCATCGGACGCGACGGCAGCACGCGGCCCTGCGGCGGCAGCTCTGGCACCTCCTCGTCGTCGTCAGGCATCTGCGGCTGGCCCCGCGGAATATTGCCCGGCGGCCGCAGCGGCGGGTCGGAGAAGATCGTGCCGATCTGCGCCTGCGCAGGCGGCGCGACCGTCATCGCCGAGGCGGCCAGCAGCGCCGCAAGTCCTGTCAGGGTAAGGATTCGAAACATCTCGCGCGGCTTCAACAGCGAATCGGGCTTGTTGGACATTCTACAGGGGATACCGCCGCTCGCAGGCCATCCGGTTAACACGCCGAATACGGCGGGGAAAGGGCGGCATCCCTGCCCTGTCCGCCGCCGGCTGGCCAGACCCGCCCCGGGATGGAATAGTCGGCCACGGCCCTTTGGAGGGGTCCAGGCGTCTCCGGGCCAACTGGAGCAGGACAAGACCGCCGATGCCCGTTGTGCTCGATCCCGATGCCGCCGCTGTCTACAAGGCGTTCCAGGAGGCCGGCCGCCCGGCCTACGAGACCCTGACCGCGCCGGAAGCGCG
The DNA window shown above is from Bradyrhizobium sp. CB1650 and carries:
- a CDS encoding response regulator; protein product: MTQPVTIIMIEDDEGHARLIERNIRRSGVNNEIIAFANGTDAMKHLFGADGSGLTQKGNALLILLDLNLPDMTGIDILRQIKENKYLKPSPVVVLTTTDDSQEIKRCYELGCNVYITKPVNYENFANAIRQLGLFFSVIQVPPAAT
- a CDS encoding histidine kinase dimerization/phosphoacceptor domain -containing protein; protein product: MNQRTPTLLYIDDDDALARLVERGLTRRGYKVIHAASGEEGLERIRSAGAGDCIDVVALDQYMPGLDGLETLEQIMAIPDAPPVVFVTASQDSSIAVTALKAGAADYLVKDVKGDFIPLLHVAADGALRQAEMQKAREEAEAEVHASRDRYAALAAERELLLREVNHRVGNSLQIIASLLHLQASTAAQEEVKAALTNAMGRVAAVAQVHRRLYTSQDLKSVILNQYLDSLLEDLRRSAEGNRMSRLTLNAEPIEIDPDRAVAVGIIVNELVMNAVKYAYPDGAGPIHVELTSEGEDLLLSIADNGVGDNAKADPRSTGMGQRIVAAMASKLDASVERDPAHAGTRIVLKFSRDAAAPGKASNAAAS
- the aat gene encoding leucyl/phenylalanyl-tRNA--protein transferase, giving the protein MTSRESASSEITPAVLLRAYACGIFPMAESAEDPTLFWVEPEMRGVIPLDGFRVASRLARTVRSDTFRVTVNSAFKATIAGCAAPQAGREDTWINKRIRDLYGGLHELGHCHSVEAWQGDDLVGGLYGVSLGRAFFGESMFHTTRDASKVALVHLVARLIHGGFELLDTQYVTEHLKSFGALEISRRRYTGLLDKALAGEPADFLKLSAGEAIPGARALEIIASRQ
- a CDS encoding DUF2155 domain-containing protein, which encodes MSNKPDSLLKPREMFRILTLTGLAALLAASAMTVAPPAQAQIGTIFSDPPLRPPGNIPRGQPQMPDDDEEVPELPPQGRVLPSRPMPRQGNPQGNIQGNALPGPVETQPLAPPPGTTVAPQNQPPSVAVTPPNPQGAPQPGAAPGQRQPQQKGGVPQTPASLQPGDEVVTEPPAQKIVNKKATFSGLDKITGRIINFDEDIGETVQFGALRVKTDACYTRPATEAANTDAFVEVDEITLQGEVKRIFSGWMFAASPGLHGVEHPIYDIWLTDCKEPQQTIATAAPDPAAAKPPPPPPAQKKAAPKQVQQRPPQPLPPPQQPQPAPPPPPQQQPGLFNFPGFSR